The genomic interval GGTGGCTCGCGCCCAGCCGCCTGGCGCGGCTGTCTTGGATATCCTCCTGCCCGACATGATGGGCTATCACCTGGCGGATGCGCTGCGGAAGGACAACCCGCAGCTGCCGCTGTTGTTCATCACTGGCGTCTTCAAGGGCGGCAAGCACGCGCTGGAGGCTCGGCAGAAGTACCAGTCCGCGGGCTACTTCGAGAAACCCTTCGAGGCGCAGAAGCTGCTGGAGGCCGTCACCAAGGTCCTGCCTCCCGAAAAGAAGGCGCCGCCGCCCGGCTCGCTCCAGGACGCGTTCGAGGTGGAGCTCGACATCGACGTGGAGGAGGAGGGCCCGCAGGACGTGATGGAGCTGACCGGCCGCATCAAGGTGACCGGCGGCGGCAACATCACCGCGGAGATTCGCGGCGCAAACCTCACCGCCAGCCCGATGCAGAAGGTGCCGGCCACGCAGGTGCGGCCGCCCACGCCGGGCCGTCCGCCGGATCCGCCGCCGGTGGGCTCGGGGCCTCCGGGCAGCCGCCGCGGCGAGTTGAAGGACAACCTGCCCGCGCTGCTCACCGCCTACTACCTGTCTCGGGAGACGGGCGAATTGGGCGTGCAGAAGGGCAAGGTGAAGAAGGTCGTCTATTTCGAGAAGGGCATGCCGGTGTTCGCCCTCTCGAACCTGCTGGCGGACCGGTTCGGCCAGTTCCTGGTGCGCGTGGGCAAGATAAAGCCCGAGCAGCTCCAGGACGCCTCCGCCGTGGCGGGACAGACGAACCGGCGTACCGGTGACGTGCTGGTGGAGCGCGGGCTGCTCAAGGACACCGAGCGGCTGTACTACGTGGGCCAGCAGGTGAAGGCCGTCATCTACTCGCTCTTCGCGTGGGACGAGGGCACGTACCTGATGAGCTTCCGGGAGAAGGCGAGCTCGGAATCCATCAAGCTGGACGTGCACCCGGCGAACCTCATCGTCCGCGGCATCAAGAAGCTCTACAAGCCGGAGCGCCTGCGCCGGCTCTTGCAGCCCGAGGACCGGCTCATCCCCGCCGTGGCACCCGCCTACCAGCTCAACGAGGTGGAGTTGGAGCGGTGGGAGGCGGAGCTGCTGCCCAAGATTGACGGCAACCGCACCGTCGCGGAGCTGCTGGCCTTCGCCAACCGGCCCGAGCACGTCGTCTACGGTTTCCTGGTGTCGATGATGTCGCTGGGCATCCTGGACAAGCGCTCGTAGTCCAGGCCGCTGTCTGTCCGCTGCGCTCGACGAGGCGCCCTGTGCGGGGCGCCCGGAGCGGGGCGGGGTGCTTCAGCTTTCGACGAGCCGCGAGCCAATCCAGAACAGGCCGAGCGCGGCGGAGCTCACCGCGACGGTGCGCTGCACCCACAGGGTGATGCGGTCGTTGAGGCGGGTGATGCCCTCGGCGAAGAGCAGGCCCACCGCGCCCATGCCGATGAGGATGCCCAGGGCGAAGCCGGGCAAGTACGTCCAGGCGGCCAGGCTCATGCTTCCGCCGACGAGCAGCGGGGGCAGCGCGAGGAGCAGTGAGCGCACGCCGCTGATGGCCATCAGCGCGCCCGCGGCGGTGCTGACGGTGTGGACGTGCTCGTGGGGCTCCTGGGCGTGGCCAGGCAGGTGCGGGTGGCCGTGGTTCATGGTGTTGGGGAACAGCAGCGCGGCCACGGCGAGGGCGACCAGCACGGCGCCGCCGAAGATTTCTGCCCAGCGCTCGAAGGTCTCCGAGAGGCCGAAGCCCGCCAGCAGGCACACCGCGGCGATGCCTCCGAGCATGGTGGCGTGTCCCAGCGCGAAGCGGAAGGCGGTGCTGATGGCGGCGCGGCGCCGGCCCCCGTTCAGGGTTCCCAGCGTGGCCACGGCGGCGCAGTGGTCTGGCCCCACCGCGTGGAGCAGGCCCTGCGACAGGCCGAGCAAGAAGGCGAGAAGGATGGGCTGCACGGGGCGGAACCCTAGCCGCGCTTCCCTCCAGAGGCCAGCAGGAGGTACCTACGCATCATGTGGATTGCCTTCCGGCGGCCGTGGGCCGCGCTTTCACTCGCGCTTTGTCTGGTAGTTCCCATCGGGTGTGACTCGGGGCCGAAGTTGTTGCGGCAAGCGGATGAGAAGTACGCCGCGCTGGTCGACCGGGGTGTGCCTCCCTCGGACCCCGCATGGAACGAGGTCATCGAGGCGTTGGAGAAGGTGCCTCGGGATTCGAAGGCGCGTCCGGACGCGGACAAGAAGCTCGCGGCGATTCAGGGGCTGCGGGGTCGGCTGCCTCCGCGTCCGCTGGCGACACCCGGTGCGACGGGGCCGGGCACGGAGGCGGCGGACGTGAAGCGCGCCGCGTGCGAGGCGCTGGCGAAGAAGCTGGGGCAGGCGCCGGATGACGCCGCTCGCGAGTCGTTGAACAAGGCGCTCGCGGAGTGCCGCGCGGAACTGGTCAAGCTGGAGTCGCGGGCCCATCCGCCAGGAGAGCACGGCCACGAACACGGCAGCGAACCTCATTGACGGGGTGAAATGTGTTTCAGGGATGATTGAGAACACGCCCTGTTTGTGGCTATGGAGCGCACATGCCCATGCCCCAAGCAGGTGACGCGGCTCCCGACTTCCAGCTTCAGGACCAGGACGGCAACTCCGTGACGCTCTCGCGGTTCGCGGGGAAGCACGTCGTCCTCTACTTCTACCCGAAGGACGACACGCCGGGATGCACCGTGGAGGCGTGCGGCTTTCGGGATGAGCACTCGGCGTTGGAAGCCGCGGGCGCGGTGGTGCTGGGTGTGTCCGCGGACAGCACCGCGAGCCATCGCAAGTTCGCGACCAAGTTCAGCCTGCCGTTCCCGCTGCTGGCGGATACGGAGCACCAGGTGTGTGACGCCTATGGCGTCTGGGGTGAGAAGTCGCTGTACGGGCGGAAGTTCCTGGGCATCAACCGGGCGACCTTCCTCATCGGGCCAGATGGCCGCGTGAAGCACGTGTGGCCGAAGGTGAAGGTGAATGGCCATGTCGCGGAGGTGCTCGCCGCGCTGGGTGCGAAGGCGGGGGCATCGGACTCTGGCGCGTCCGCGTTAGATGTGAGCGCCTCGGCGCTGGGGTCGGCGGAGGAGGGGGCGCCTGTCTCGGAGACGCCGGTGACGCCTCCCGCGGTCGTGACGATGTTCGAGCCCGCGAAGCGGAAGGCGGCGAAGAAGGCGGCGCCCGCGCAGGAGACCGCGGAGGTGGCTCCCGTGAAGACGCCCGCTGGCGCGAAGAAGGCCGCCCCGGCGAAGAAGGCCGCCCCGGCGAAGAAGGCCGCGCCTGCGAAGAAGGCCGCGCCTGCGAAGAAGGCCGCGCCTGCGAAGAAGGGTGCGACGAAGGGGGCCGGCGCGAAGAAGGTCGCGACGAAGAGCTCTGCAGTGAAGAAGGTCGCTGGCGCGAAGAAGGGCTCTGCCGCGAAGAAGGGTGCCGCGAAGAAGGCGCTTCCTGCGAAGAAGGCGCTTCCTGCGAAGAAGGGTGCTGCGAAGAAGGTGCTTCCCGTGAAGAAGGGGGCCGCGAAGAAGAAGCGGTAGGGGTAGGTAGAGGCACAGTGTTTGTTGTCGCCACACCCAAGGGGGCGTAGCGGATCCCTGCTGCGCGCCCTTGGTGCTGAATGAGGCCGACGCATTCGCGAGGGGTGCAGCGGAGGCATGCTGCGCGCCCTTGGTGCTGAATGAGGCCGACGCATTCGCGAGGGGTGCAGCGGAGGCATGCTGCGCGCCCTTGGTGCTGAATGAGGCCGACGCATTCGCGAGGGGTGCAGCGGAGGCATGCTGCGCGCCCTTGGTGCTGAATGAGGCCGACGCATTCGCGAGGGGTGCAGCGGAGGCATGCTGCGCGCCCTTGGTGCTGAATGAGGCCGGCGCATTCGCGAGGGGCACGGCGGAGTTACGCCGTGTGCCTTTGGTGCTGAATGAGGCCGACGCATTCGCGAGGGGCACGGCGGAGTTACGCCGTGTGCCTTTGGTGCTGAATGAGGCCGACGCATTCGCGAGGGGTGGAGCGGAGGCATGCTGCGCGCCCTTGGTGCTGAATGAGGCCGACGCATTCGCGAGGGGCACGGCGGCGTCACGCCGTGT from Myxococcus stipitatus carries:
- a CDS encoding response regulator, with the translated sequence MAAPRILVVDDNPELLSLLTQLFEDAGYEVVGASRGRQAIEVARAQPPGAAVLDILLPDMMGYHLADALRKDNPQLPLLFITGVFKGGKHALEARQKYQSAGYFEKPFEAQKLLEAVTKVLPPEKKAPPPGSLQDAFEVELDIDVEEEGPQDVMELTGRIKVTGGGNITAEIRGANLTASPMQKVPATQVRPPTPGRPPDPPPVGSGPPGSRRGELKDNLPALLTAYYLSRETGELGVQKGKVKKVVYFEKGMPVFALSNLLADRFGQFLVRVGKIKPEQLQDASAVAGQTNRRTGDVLVERGLLKDTERLYYVGQQVKAVIYSLFAWDEGTYLMSFREKASSESIKLDVHPANLIVRGIKKLYKPERLRRLLQPEDRLIPAVAPAYQLNEVELERWEAELLPKIDGNRTVAELLAFANRPEHVVYGFLVSMMSLGILDKRS
- the bcp gene encoding thioredoxin-dependent thiol peroxidase gives rise to the protein MPMPQAGDAAPDFQLQDQDGNSVTLSRFAGKHVVLYFYPKDDTPGCTVEACGFRDEHSALEAAGAVVLGVSADSTASHRKFATKFSLPFPLLADTEHQVCDAYGVWGEKSLYGRKFLGINRATFLIGPDGRVKHVWPKVKVNGHVAEVLAALGAKAGASDSGASALDVSASALGSAEEGAPVSETPVTPPAVVTMFEPAKRKAAKKAAPAQETAEVAPVKTPAGAKKAAPAKKAAPAKKAAPAKKAAPAKKAAPAKKGATKGAGAKKVATKSSAVKKVAGAKKGSAAKKGAAKKALPAKKALPAKKGAAKKVLPVKKGAAKKKR